A stretch of the Porifericola rhodea genome encodes the following:
- the atpA gene encoding F0F1 ATP synthase subunit alpha → MAEVRPDEVSAILREQLSSFKSEAELEEVGTVLQVGDGVARIYGLTKAQSGELLEFENGLNALVLNLEEDNVGAVLLGEQGDIKEGDTVKRTKRIASIKVGDGLAGRVVNTLGDPIDGKGPIEGDLYEMPIERRAPGVIYRQPVNEPLQTGIKAIDSMIPIGRGQRELIIGDRQTGKTAVAIDTIINQKEFYDKGEPVYCIYVACGQKASTVAGVVSALEKNGAMAYTTVVSASASDPAPMQFFAPFTGAVIGEYFRDTGRPALVIYDDLSKQAVAYREVSLLLRRPPGREAYPGDVFYLHSRLLERAAKLNSNTEIIKQMNDLPESIKPLVKGGGSLTALPIIETQAGDVSAYIPTNVISITDGQIFLETSLFNAGLRPAINVGISVSRVGGSAQIKPMKKVAGTLKLDQAQFRELEAFAKFGSDLDAATQLTIDRGRRNQQILKQAQFSPMPVEEQIAIIYASTKGFMDKVAIDRVKEFETEYLNLLRAQHKDTLKALSEGKFESSLTDVLGKVASELAPNYKG, encoded by the coding sequence ATGGCAGAAGTAAGACCTGATGAGGTTTCAGCAATATTAAGAGAACAGCTTTCAAGTTTTAAATCGGAAGCTGAGCTCGAAGAAGTAGGTACTGTACTGCAGGTAGGTGATGGTGTAGCGCGTATCTACGGATTGACAAAAGCTCAGTCTGGTGAGCTTTTAGAATTTGAGAACGGACTTAACGCTCTGGTTCTTAACCTTGAGGAAGATAATGTTGGTGCGGTACTTTTAGGAGAGCAGGGAGACATTAAAGAAGGTGATACCGTGAAACGTACTAAGCGTATTGCCTCTATTAAGGTAGGTGATGGTCTTGCCGGACGTGTAGTAAACACTTTAGGTGACCCTATTGATGGTAAAGGGCCTATTGAAGGTGACCTTTACGAAATGCCTATTGAGAGAAGAGCTCCCGGTGTAATTTACCGTCAGCCGGTAAATGAACCACTACAAACGGGTATTAAAGCGATTGACTCTATGATTCCGATCGGTAGAGGTCAGCGTGAGTTGATTATTGGTGACCGCCAAACTGGTAAAACAGCAGTAGCGATAGATACCATTATCAACCAGAAAGAATTTTATGATAAAGGAGAGCCTGTATACTGTATCTATGTAGCCTGCGGGCAGAAAGCCTCTACTGTAGCTGGTGTTGTTTCAGCTCTTGAGAAAAATGGTGCTATGGCTTACACTACTGTAGTGTCAGCATCTGCCTCTGACCCTGCCCCTATGCAGTTCTTTGCTCCTTTTACAGGTGCAGTTATTGGAGAGTACTTCCGCGATACCGGTAGACCTGCATTAGTTATTTATGATGACCTTTCTAAGCAGGCAGTTGCTTACCGTGAGGTTTCTCTACTCCTTCGTAGACCTCCAGGACGTGAAGCTTACCCTGGTGATGTTTTCTACCTTCACTCTCGTTTGTTAGAGCGTGCTGCTAAGCTTAACTCAAATACTGAGATTATAAAACAAATGAACGACCTTCCTGAGTCTATTAAGCCTCTGGTAAAAGGTGGTGGTTCATTGACAGCACTTCCAATTATTGAAACACAGGCAGGTGACGTTTCTGCATATATCCCAACGAACGTAATTTCAATTACTGACGGACAGATTTTCCTTGAAACCAGCTTATTTAACGCTGGACTTCGCCCTGCGATTAACGTAGGTATCTCTGTATCTCGTGTTGGGGGTTCTGCTCAGATTAAGCCTATGAAAAAGGTGGCCGGTACACTTAAGCTTGACCAGGCGCAATTCCGTGAACTGGAAGCTTTTGCTAAATTCGGATCTGACCTTGATGCTGCCACTCAGCTTACCATTGACCGTGGTAGAAGAAACCAGCAGATACTGAAGCAAGCTCAATTCTCTCCTATGCCGGTAGAAGAGCAGATTGCCATTATTTATGCTTCTACTAAAGGCTTTATGGACAAAGTAGCTATTGACAGAGTTAAAGAATTTGAAACAGAATACTTAAACCTGTTGAGAGCTCAACATAAGGATACCCTAAAAGCACTTTCTGAAGGGAAATTTGAAAGTAGCCTGACGGATGTATTAGGAAAAGTTGCTTCTGAACTTGCTCCTAACTACAAAGGATAG
- the fbp gene encoding class 1 fructose-bisphosphatase produces MTTNLGLPVGTTLDRFIKTNQDGFPFASGELSQLLRDIALAGKILNREINQAGLGNILGDFGETNVQGENQQKLDVVADIRFTRALKNGGEVCAIISEEKEEIIHLNPNSKYLVAIDPLDGSSNIDANVSIGTIFSIYRRKSKLGTRATEEDMLQPGNAQIAAGYLLYGSSTMLVYTTGDKVNGFTYEPSLGEFFLSHRNMCIPENGKIFSINEGYYYEYDDNIRNYIEQCKQRKFSARYIGSLVGDFHRNLLKGGIYLYPSTNANPQGKLRLLYECNALAFIAEQAGGLATDGRQRIMDIQPESFHQRTPLFIGSPKMVEEVGEVFKQQLSGRVHS; encoded by the coding sequence ATGACGACTAACCTTGGACTCCCGGTAGGGACCACTCTTGATAGGTTTATCAAAACTAATCAGGATGGCTTCCCTTTTGCCTCAGGTGAACTCTCACAATTGTTGAGAGACATTGCTTTGGCTGGCAAAATTCTAAACAGAGAAATTAACCAGGCTGGCCTGGGCAATATTCTGGGTGATTTTGGTGAAACCAACGTGCAGGGAGAAAACCAACAAAAGCTAGATGTGGTTGCGGACATCAGGTTTACTCGTGCCCTAAAAAATGGCGGCGAGGTCTGTGCAATTATTTCTGAAGAAAAAGAAGAAATTATACACCTTAACCCCAACTCAAAGTATCTGGTAGCTATTGATCCGCTGGATGGTTCATCTAACATAGATGCTAATGTATCTATAGGTACTATATTTTCTATCTACCGACGCAAGTCCAAGCTTGGGACCCGTGCTACAGAAGAAGATATGTTGCAGCCAGGTAATGCTCAAATCGCTGCGGGTTATCTTTTGTATGGTTCATCAACTATGTTGGTATATACTACCGGTGATAAGGTTAATGGCTTTACTTATGAGCCATCATTAGGAGAGTTCTTTTTATCCCATCGTAATATGTGCATACCAGAAAATGGTAAAATATTTTCTATTAACGAGGGGTATTACTACGAATACGACGATAATATCCGTAATTATATAGAGCAGTGTAAGCAGCGTAAATTTTCTGCCCGCTACATTGGGTCATTAGTAGGGGATTTTCATCGCAATTTGCTTAAGGGAGGTATTTACTTGTATCCTTCTACCAATGCTAACCCTCAGGGAAAGCTCAGGCTTTTATATGAGTGCAATGCTTTGGCTTTTATAGCTGAGCAGGCAGGTGGTTTAGCTACTGATGGAAGGCAGCGTATTATGGATATACAACCAGAAAGTTTTCATCAAAGAACACCACTATTTATTGGTTCGCCCAAAATGGTAGAAGAAGTAGGAGAGGTGTTCAAACAACAACTTTCCGGTAGAGTGCACTCCTGA
- a CDS encoding formate/nitrite transporter family protein has product MAQDPETLEKQRSIVESQAALARKHVNNYKSKDNTDKLVKLKEGGEILKEQIQMALTEYRRHNKAVFFSAFSGGLEIGFSLLLMGTIYTMFSSTMDDASLNIALAFAYPIGFIFVILGRSELFTEHTNLAVLPVLNGSVRVVNLLELWGIIFLGNLLGGYLFGFILAKMGPSMGVVSKESLYHLAHKMVQYDWLLTLGSAMFAGWLMGLLSWLVTSSKDTISRILVIILVTTVIGICGLHHSIIGSIEVFTGMLVDSRIKLADYLHFQTFTTLGNILGGTVFVAIVKYSHLGNAHLISERFQQHKQNKKAGN; this is encoded by the coding sequence ATGGCACAAGACCCGGAAACCTTAGAAAAACAAAGAAGCATTGTGGAAAGTCAGGCAGCCCTGGCCCGTAAGCACGTGAACAATTATAAAAGTAAAGACAACACCGATAAGTTAGTAAAGCTTAAAGAGGGTGGTGAAATACTGAAAGAACAGATTCAGATGGCGCTTACCGAGTATCGCCGTCATAATAAGGCTGTATTTTTCTCGGCATTTTCCGGAGGTTTGGAAATAGGCTTCAGCCTCTTACTCATGGGTACAATTTATACCATGTTTAGTAGTACAATGGATGATGCCAGCCTAAATATTGCGCTTGCCTTCGCTTATCCTATCGGCTTTATTTTTGTCATATTGGGGCGGTCAGAGCTATTCACGGAACATACTAATCTGGCTGTACTGCCAGTGCTAAACGGTTCTGTACGGGTAGTTAATTTGCTGGAACTCTGGGGGATTATCTTTCTTGGCAACCTATTAGGAGGATACCTGTTTGGATTTATTTTAGCCAAGATGGGGCCATCTATGGGGGTAGTTAGTAAAGAGAGCCTTTACCACCTGGCCCATAAAATGGTACAATACGATTGGTTGCTTACCCTGGGTAGTGCTATGTTTGCCGGTTGGCTTATGGGCCTACTTTCCTGGCTGGTAACTTCTTCCAAAGATACAATCAGTAGAATTCTGGTCATTATTTTAGTAACTACGGTAATTGGTATTTGCGGATTGCACCACTCCATTATAGGCTCCATAGAAGTTTTTACCGGCATGCTGGTAGACTCACGGATAAAACTAGCGGACTATCTTCACTTTCAGACTTTTACCACTTTAGGTAATATTCTGGGCGGAACCGTCTTTGTAGCCATTGTTAAATATAGTCATTTAGGAAACGCACATTTAATTAGCGAGCGCTTCCAACAACATAAGCAAAATAAAAAAGCCGGAAATTAA
- a CDS encoding class I SAM-dependent methyltransferase, with amino-acid sequence MKPNSFQAIAPYYDFLAKIVFGQNILRAQKVFLDRLPKHANILFVGGGSGEIMSDLLYQAQPKRITYIEASSAMLARAKKGYQKISHHIKSDTHVEFICGTEAQIPSGTLYDAVLTFFVLDVYNSNEAKLMVTKLSYILKDKGEWLFADFTKEGKGISRLWKTVMLKLMYKFFSLSSGLKNQSLPDFTEVFQSIGYMPFQERFFYHRFIRSALYRKVVV; translated from the coding sequence ATGAAGCCAAATAGCTTTCAGGCAATAGCTCCCTATTATGACTTTCTCGCAAAAATAGTTTTCGGCCAAAATATACTGAGAGCACAGAAAGTATTTTTAGATAGGCTACCCAAACATGCAAATATCTTATTTGTAGGAGGCGGAAGCGGAGAAATTATGTCAGATTTACTATATCAGGCCCAACCTAAACGGATTACCTACATAGAGGCATCATCAGCTATGCTGGCCAGGGCAAAAAAAGGGTATCAAAAAATATCTCATCATATAAAATCAGATACACATGTTGAGTTTATTTGCGGTACCGAAGCTCAGATTCCTTCAGGCACACTATACGACGCTGTACTGACATTTTTCGTACTAGATGTGTATAACAGTAATGAAGCTAAGTTAATGGTTACAAAGCTTTCCTACATCCTTAAAGACAAAGGAGAGTGGTTATTTGCAGACTTTACGAAAGAAGGGAAAGGCATAAGCCGTTTATGGAAAACAGTTATGCTCAAGCTGATGTACAAATTCTTCAGTTTGAGTAGCGGTCTAAAAAACCAAAGCTTACCAGATTTTACCGAAGTATTTCAAAGTATAGGGTATATGCCTTTCCAAGAAAGATTTTTTTACCACAGATTTATCAGGAGTGCACTCTACCGGAAAGTTGTTGTTTGA
- a CDS encoding PspC domain-containing protein translates to MKKNISINISGIIFHVEEDGYELLKNYLESISRYFSTYEDSKEITDDIESRIAEIFLSKLTNSKQVITREDVEGVIKTMGSVEDFAAADMLEEEQAYRSSSSYSEEHSFKEEDTYGRKRLYRDNERKVLGGVAAGIAHYFKTDPLWIRLAFLLFLFADAFASFGTVTLVAYIVLWIVLPGSNTLTQNAKIKKLFRNPDDKVIGGVSGGIAAYFGTDPTLLRLLFVLSIFLGGTGFFIYIILWIITPEAKTLTDKMQMKGEPVTLTNIESSIKKNFSVDENGEENLLVKIILFPFRLIATIINALGKAIGPAIGLLGDLARVFAGLILILLGGSILFSLLVGGGIFAGLSSFNPVIDGEIPLQLFRESVPLTAVVFAFITTFIPALALIIAGIAIIARRKLISSAVGWSALGVWFIALIGLSVTVPQLVMDFREEGSYTTTDTLKVSEGKAILSMGAYGESEKFARPRLMLRGHSDSTFEVETRYEARGNNRKAAIDYAQMVSYKVSVEDSAIIFPPAFTFDEDAKFRKQQVEVILFIPYQQEFIIDRELSSILRNTLYQYGYNRSDLRDNVFMFTPDGLQCTSCSEREVLDKQFDSTPGTSSSDSSQVFDLSNFETIHISGPFRVNIRQADEYRVEFNTKDNLLNDFRAEVEDNVLELQYGQIFSDKEENMVEVFISLPELQSLRLNGSAKATIDEFEGEKLSIDLSGSSEAYLRGEAESISLQLRGASIARLYGQSAALDAVLSGATKLEAQEMNVNTVSLETTGASTARVNVSETLNADAEDSSQIQYEGEPELNIRGDKDKVKAL, encoded by the coding sequence ATGAAAAAGAATATCAGTATCAATATAAGTGGTATCATCTTTCATGTGGAGGAAGACGGCTATGAGCTGTTAAAGAACTATCTGGAATCCATAAGCCGCTATTTTTCTACATATGAGGATAGCAAAGAAATTACCGATGATATAGAAAGCAGAATTGCTGAAATTTTTCTTTCCAAACTAACTAATAGTAAGCAGGTCATCACTCGCGAAGATGTAGAAGGGGTGATCAAAACTATGGGTAGTGTGGAAGATTTTGCGGCTGCCGATATGCTGGAGGAAGAACAAGCCTACCGAAGCAGCAGTAGCTATAGCGAGGAGCATAGTTTTAAAGAGGAGGACACCTACGGACGCAAACGCCTTTACCGCGACAACGAACGCAAGGTACTCGGAGGGGTGGCAGCAGGGATTGCTCATTATTTTAAAACAGACCCATTGTGGATAAGGTTGGCATTTTTGCTTTTCCTTTTTGCGGATGCGTTTGCTTCCTTTGGTACCGTTACCCTTGTGGCCTACATCGTACTATGGATAGTGCTACCTGGCAGTAACACGCTTACGCAAAATGCTAAAATTAAGAAGCTTTTTCGTAACCCCGATGATAAAGTTATTGGTGGTGTGTCCGGGGGAATTGCCGCTTATTTCGGTACCGACCCTACGCTCTTAAGATTACTGTTTGTACTCAGTATATTCTTAGGTGGTACTGGCTTTTTCATTTACATTATCCTCTGGATTATTACTCCAGAGGCTAAAACACTTACAGATAAAATGCAGATGAAAGGGGAGCCTGTTACGCTTACCAATATAGAATCAAGTATAAAAAAAAACTTTAGTGTAGATGAGAATGGTGAAGAAAATCTCTTAGTCAAGATCATTTTATTCCCATTCCGCTTAATTGCTACTATAATTAATGCGCTGGGCAAAGCCATAGGTCCGGCTATTGGTTTGTTAGGAGACCTGGCAAGAGTTTTTGCTGGCCTTATTCTGATACTACTCGGAGGTTCAATTCTGTTTAGCTTATTAGTAGGTGGAGGTATTTTTGCTGGCCTGTCATCTTTTAACCCAGTAATTGATGGTGAAATTCCTTTGCAGCTCTTTCGTGAGAGCGTACCTCTAACTGCGGTTGTTTTCGCTTTCATCACAACTTTTATTCCTGCCCTTGCGCTCATCATTGCTGGTATTGCCATTATTGCCAGACGTAAGCTGATAAGCTCTGCGGTTGGATGGAGTGCATTAGGCGTGTGGTTTATTGCTTTAATCGGATTAAGTGTAACTGTGCCTCAGCTGGTAATGGACTTTAGGGAAGAAGGAAGTTATACAACTACCGATACGCTTAAAGTTAGCGAAGGTAAAGCCATCCTTTCAATGGGCGCTTATGGGGAGAGTGAAAAATTTGCCCGCCCGCGTCTGATGCTTAGGGGGCATAGCGATAGTACCTTTGAAGTGGAAACACGATATGAGGCCAGAGGTAATAACCGAAAAGCTGCCATAGATTATGCTCAAATGGTCTCTTATAAGGTAAGTGTAGAAGACTCAGCTATCATTTTTCCTCCGGCCTTTACTTTTGACGAAGATGCCAAGTTTAGAAAGCAGCAGGTAGAAGTCATTCTTTTTATTCCATACCAGCAGGAGTTTATCATAGATAGGGAGCTAAGTAGTATTTTGCGCAATACGCTTTATCAGTATGGTTACAATCGTTCAGATTTAAGAGATAACGTATTTATGTTTACTCCGGATGGCCTGCAATGTACGAGCTGTAGCGAACGCGAAGTACTGGATAAGCAGTTTGATAGTACTCCTGGTACAAGTAGCTCAGATTCTTCTCAGGTTTTTGATCTGAGCAATTTTGAGACAATACACATATCAGGGCCATTCCGCGTAAATATACGGCAAGCAGATGAGTACAGAGTTGAGTTTAATACAAAAGATAACTTGCTCAACGATTTTCGTGCAGAAGTGGAAGATAATGTGCTGGAGTTACAATACGGACAAATATTTTCTGATAAGGAAGAAAATATGGTTGAAGTGTTTATTAGTCTGCCAGAGTTACAAAGTTTACGCTTAAATGGTAGCGCTAAAGCTACGATTGATGAATTTGAGGGGGAGAAACTGAGTATAGATCTTTCAGGATCTAGTGAAGCCTACCTTAGGGGAGAAGCTGAGAGTATTTCATTACAACTGAGGGGTGCATCTATTGCCAGGCTTTATGGGCAAAGCGCAGCTCTTGATGCAGTCTTGAGTGGAGCCACCAAGCTGGAAGCACAGGAAATGAATGTTAACACTGTGAGCCTGGAAACTACCGGAGCTTCTACTGCCAGAGTGAACGTTTCAGAGACTCTAAATGCTGATGCGGAAGATTCCAGTCAAATTCAATATGAAGGAGAGCCTGAATTGAATATTCGTGGTGATAAAGATAAGGTAAAAGCATTATAG
- a CDS encoding low molecular weight protein-tyrosine-phosphatase, producing MINVLFVCLGNICRSPMAEAVFNGLLKEQHLQNQIQCDSAGTSDYHMGETPDKRTMEVVLQNKLALDHKGRQFSADDFEVYNYIIAMDEDNKKNILRLESSATQKSYKVFLMREFEDKAQNLNVPDPYWSGADGFIEVYEILWRSCQNLLDYIKKEHQL from the coding sequence ATGATTAATGTATTATTTGTTTGCCTGGGAAACATATGCCGATCTCCTATGGCCGAAGCGGTATTTAACGGTTTGCTCAAAGAACAGCACCTTCAAAACCAGATTCAATGTGATTCTGCAGGCACCTCTGATTACCATATGGGGGAAACTCCTGATAAGCGTACTATGGAAGTTGTATTGCAGAATAAACTGGCACTAGACCATAAAGGAAGGCAGTTTAGCGCGGATGATTTTGAGGTATATAATTATATCATTGCGATGGATGAAGACAATAAAAAGAATATTCTTAGGCTAGAAAGCTCAGCTACTCAGAAGAGCTATAAGGTTTTTCTGATGAGAGAGTTTGAAGATAAGGCTCAGAACCTTAATGTGCCAGACCCTTATTGGAGCGGTGCTGATGGATTTATAGAAGTTTATGAGATTTTGTGGAGAAGCTGTCAAAATTTGCTAGATTATATAAAAAAGGAACATCAGCTTTAG
- a CDS encoding acyl-CoA dehydrogenase family protein produces the protein MDTLAKKHTINGGEFLIKETEAKDIFIPEEFSEEQRMMADATQDFINKEIAPNIERMDSMEPGFMPGLLDKAGELGLLGISIPEEYGGLGMSFNTSMLIADVIGSAGSFSTAYGAHTGIGTLPILYYGTEEQKQKYLPLLASGEWKACYCLTEPDAGSDANSGKTKAVLTEDGKHYKITGQKMWISNAGFADLFIVFARIEDDKYLTAFIVEKSFGGITMNEEEKKLGIKGSSTRQVFFNDTLVPVENMLSKRGNGFKIAVNILNIGRIKLGAGVIGGCKQVVSDSVNYANERKQFGVSISSFGAIQQKLANMAARIYATEAACYRAGQDIEDRIQALMDEGMSENEAKLKGVEQFAIECAIMKVHGSEVLDYCVDEGVQIYGGMGFSADAPMERAYRDARIARIYEGTNEINRMLLVGMTIKRAMKGEINLLGPAMAVGKELTSVPDFSAKDMTGLFAKEKEVLKNLKKSVLMVAGKAAQDFGTKLDQEQEILMNIADMMIEIYAAESTILRTEKLIGMKGEEACREQINMTQLYLHMAVDKINSNGKEAIASFAKGDEQRVMLMGLKRFTKMDLYNLKELRRSIAQLLINKNEYAF, from the coding sequence ATGGATACACTTGCAAAAAAACACACGATCAATGGTGGAGAATTTTTGATTAAAGAGACTGAGGCAAAAGATATCTTCATACCCGAAGAGTTTAGCGAAGAGCAGCGTATGATGGCAGATGCCACTCAGGACTTTATCAATAAAGAAATTGCTCCTAACATTGAGAGAATGGATAGTATGGAACCTGGCTTTATGCCTGGCCTGCTTGACAAAGCTGGTGAATTAGGCCTTTTAGGAATTTCTATTCCTGAAGAATATGGAGGCCTGGGTATGAGCTTCAATACTTCTATGTTGATAGCTGATGTTATAGGCTCTGCAGGTTCGTTTTCTACCGCTTATGGTGCTCACACAGGTATAGGAACCTTGCCTATTCTGTATTATGGTACTGAAGAGCAAAAACAAAAGTATTTACCTCTACTGGCAAGTGGCGAATGGAAAGCCTGCTACTGCCTTACTGAACCAGACGCGGGTTCTGATGCTAACTCTGGTAAAACCAAAGCAGTTCTTACCGAAGACGGCAAGCACTATAAAATAACCGGGCAAAAGATGTGGATTTCCAATGCTGGGTTTGCCGATCTTTTTATTGTATTTGCCCGAATTGAAGATGATAAATACCTGACTGCTTTTATCGTTGAAAAATCCTTTGGTGGCATTACTATGAATGAGGAAGAGAAGAAACTTGGTATTAAAGGCTCTTCTACCCGTCAGGTCTTCTTTAACGATACCCTGGTACCCGTAGAAAATATGCTTTCCAAGCGGGGTAATGGTTTTAAGATAGCAGTAAATATTCTGAACATCGGTAGAATCAAGTTAGGTGCAGGTGTAATTGGTGGTTGTAAGCAAGTCGTGAGCGATTCGGTAAACTACGCAAATGAGCGTAAGCAATTTGGGGTATCAATTTCCAGCTTTGGTGCCATTCAACAGAAGCTGGCAAACATGGCTGCTCGCATTTACGCTACAGAAGCCGCTTGTTATCGTGCCGGTCAGGATATAGAAGATCGCATTCAGGCTCTGATGGATGAAGGCATGTCGGAAAACGAAGCGAAATTGAAAGGAGTGGAGCAGTTTGCCATTGAGTGCGCTATTATGAAAGTACATGGCTCTGAGGTACTGGACTATTGCGTAGATGAAGGAGTACAGATTTATGGAGGAATGGGTTTCTCTGCTGATGCACCGATGGAAAGAGCTTATCGTGATGCGCGTATTGCCCGTATTTATGAAGGTACTAATGAGATCAACCGTATGTTACTGGTAGGTATGACCATTAAACGTGCTATGAAAGGTGAGATTAACCTGCTGGGCCCGGCAATGGCAGTAGGTAAAGAATTGACTTCGGTACCAGACTTTTCAGCAAAAGATATGACAGGGCTATTTGCCAAAGAAAAAGAGGTACTAAAGAATCTGAAAAAGTCTGTATTAATGGTAGCTGGTAAAGCAGCTCAGGATTTTGGCACTAAGCTGGATCAGGAGCAGGAAATACTCATGAATATTGCTGATATGATGATAGAAATCTATGCTGCAGAATCTACCATTTTGCGTACAGAGAAGCTGATTGGCATGAAGGGAGAAGAAGCTTGCCGTGAGCAGATCAATATGACACAGCTTTATCTTCATATGGCAGTAGATAAGATAAATAGTAACGGTAAAGAAGCCATTGCTTCTTTTGCTAAAGGAGATGAGCAGCGAGTTATGCTTATGGGGCTTAAGCGCTTTACCAAGATGGATCTGTATAATTTGAAAGAGTTGAGAAGATCAATCGCTCAATTGCTTATCAATAAAAATGAATATGCTTTTTAA
- a CDS encoding PadR family transcriptional regulator — MKIENTQVQMRKGILEYCILHIISRGEVYASDMLDELTSAKIMVVEGTLYPLLTRLRKAGLVDYHWVESTSGPPRKYYKLTDKGREFLDQLGNTWQELVASTNQIISNTHQK, encoded by the coding sequence ATGAAAATTGAGAACACACAAGTGCAGATGCGGAAAGGTATTCTGGAATACTGCATCTTACACATTATCTCTCGCGGGGAGGTATATGCATCGGATATGCTGGATGAGCTTACTTCAGCCAAAATAATGGTAGTGGAAGGTACGCTTTATCCGCTGCTTACCAGGCTCCGCAAAGCCGGACTGGTAGACTACCACTGGGTAGAGTCAACTTCAGGACCACCACGCAAATATTATAAACTAACCGATAAGGGGCGTGAGTTTTTGGATCAGCTGGGTAATACCTGGCAGGAGTTGGTAGCCTCTACAAACCAAATTATTTCCAATACACATCAAAAGTAA
- the atpG gene encoding ATP synthase F1 subunit gamma, producing the protein MPSLKAVKSRIASVKSTQQITKAMKMVAASKLRKAQDRLLQMRPYAEKLNVILNNVSSSLSEENVSEYAKQRDVKNVLFVVFTSDRGLCGAFNTSLFRYLRQLISNEYSTYERNNRLHLMTVGTKGRDYYKRRGQNPIEKYAELFSEQSFENVRTAAEAVMEMYEGGEVDKVVLVFNTFKNVATQVVTNEQFLPVQSSNEEESKETNNKIDYIYEPSEEYIVEELIPQSLKIQFYKAYLESAAAEQGARMTAMDQATDNAGELLKQLKLTYNRTRQAAITKEILEIVAGAEALES; encoded by the coding sequence ATGCCGAGCTTAAAAGCAGTAAAAAGCCGAATAGCCTCTGTAAAATCCACGCAGCAGATCACCAAAGCTATGAAAATGGTAGCTGCCTCTAAGCTGCGTAAAGCACAGGACCGTCTGCTACAGATGAGGCCTTATGCTGAAAAACTCAACGTGATACTCAATAACGTATCTTCCAGCTTAAGCGAAGAAAATGTTAGTGAGTATGCCAAACAAAGAGATGTCAAGAATGTGTTGTTTGTAGTTTTTACTTCTGACAGAGGACTTTGTGGGGCCTTTAATACCAGCTTATTCCGTTACCTGCGTCAGCTCATTTCTAATGAGTACAGTACCTATGAGCGTAACAACAGGCTACATCTGATGACTGTGGGTACAAAAGGTCGTGATTACTACAAGCGTAGAGGACAAAACCCTATCGAGAAATACGCAGAACTTTTTAGTGAGCAGTCTTTTGAGAATGTACGAACTGCCGCTGAAGCCGTAATGGAGATGTACGAAGGAGGCGAAGTGGATAAAGTAGTTCTGGTATTTAATACCTTTAAAAATGTAGCTACTCAAGTGGTTACTAACGAACAGTTTCTTCCTGTACAATCTTCTAATGAAGAAGAAAGCAAAGAAACAAATAACAAGATAGACTATATCTATGAGCCTTCTGAGGAGTATATAGTGGAAGAACTAATTCCTCAGTCGCTTAAAATACAGTTTTACAAAGCTTATCTGGAATCAGCTGCAGCTGAGCAGGGAGCACGTATGACAGCGATGGATCAGGCAACTGATAATGCAGGTGAGCTGCTCAAACAATTGAAGCTTACCTACAACCGTACCCGTCAGGCAGCAATTACTAAGGAGATACTTGAAATTGTTGCGGGTGCAGAGGCACTGGAAAGCTAA
- the atpH gene encoding ATP synthase F1 subunit delta: MVNSRVASRYAKSLLGLAVEKNVLKEVYQDMMLFKETCKANRDFVLMLRNPIISHEKKKAVLYALFQDKFHPITLTIFDVITRKNREAYLPAIAESFENQYRHHQGIAKAIITSSVPLTEKLREEVTSLVAKQTGKKVELEEHVDSTLIGGFVLKIGDQQMDNSVKAKLKALTYEFADNSFVKSY, encoded by the coding sequence ATGGTTAATTCAAGAGTAGCATCTAGATATGCAAAGTCACTGTTAGGCCTAGCAGTGGAAAAAAATGTTCTTAAAGAAGTCTATCAAGACATGATGCTCTTCAAAGAGACATGCAAAGCCAATCGCGACTTTGTTTTGATGCTTCGTAATCCTATCATCAGTCACGAAAAAAAGAAGGCTGTTCTATACGCGCTTTTTCAAGATAAATTTCATCCTATTACCCTGACTATTTTTGATGTAATCACTCGCAAAAACCGTGAAGCTTATCTTCCGGCTATTGCAGAGTCATTTGAAAATCAGTATCGTCATCATCAGGGTATTGCTAAAGCCATCATTACCAGCTCTGTACCTCTTACCGAAAAGCTAAGGGAAGAGGTTACTTCATTAGTGGCCAAGCAAACCGGGAAAAAAGTTGAGCTGGAAGAGCACGTAGACTCAACTCTGATCGGTGGCTTTGTACTTAAGATTGGAGACCAGCAAATGGATAACTCTGTAAAAGCTAAGCTAAAAGCTCTTACCTACGAGTTTGCTGACAACAGCTTTGTGAAGTCGTATTAA